In Oceanobacillus sp. FSL K6-2867, one DNA window encodes the following:
- a CDS encoding TIGR00266 family protein, producing the protein MNNHEIDYKLYGDDMQFVEVELDPSETVIAEAGSLMMMDDQIRMETIFGDGSSKQSGGIMGKLIGAGKRLVTGESLFMTTFTNEGTGKKHVSFASPYPGKIIPMDLSELDGKLICQKDAFLAAAKGVSVGIALQRRIGTGFFGGEGFIMQKLEGDGLAFVHAGGTIHRRDLEPGEVLRVDTGCLVAMTGNIDYDIEYVGGVKTALFGGEGLFFATLRGPGTVWVQSLPFSRLASRVFAAAPQRTGSESKGEGSIAGGLFDLLGGDRK; encoded by the coding sequence TTGAACAACCATGAAATTGATTACAAGTTATATGGCGATGACATGCAGTTTGTAGAAGTAGAGTTAGATCCTAGTGAAACAGTTATTGCAGAAGCGGGAAGCTTGATGATGATGGATGATCAAATACGGATGGAGACCATCTTTGGAGACGGTTCCTCCAAGCAAAGCGGCGGAATTATGGGTAAGCTGATCGGCGCTGGAAAACGATTGGTTACGGGAGAAAGCCTATTTATGACAACTTTCACCAACGAAGGAACTGGTAAAAAACATGTCTCATTTGCTTCTCCATATCCAGGGAAAATTATTCCGATGGACCTCAGTGAATTAGATGGAAAATTAATCTGTCAAAAAGATGCTTTTTTAGCAGCTGCCAAGGGCGTTTCTGTTGGAATCGCATTACAACGTCGAATCGGGACTGGCTTCTTTGGTGGAGAAGGATTCATTATGCAAAAACTTGAAGGTGATGGACTAGCATTTGTCCATGCAGGCGGGACCATTCATCGAAGAGATTTAGAACCTGGCGAGGTTCTTCGAGTAGATACTGGCTGTCTTGTCGCAATGACAGGCAATATAGATTATGATATTGAATATGTTGGTGGTGTTAAAACGGCATTATTTGGTGGTGAAGGTTTATTTTTTGCTACTTTACGTGGCCCTGGAACTGTCTGGGTACAATCCTTGCCATTTAGCAGACTTGCAAGCAGAGTATTTGCAGCAGCTCCTCAACGAACAGGCTCTGAATCAAAAGGGGAAGGCAGTATTGCAGGTGGACTGTTTGATTTATTAGGTGGAGATCGGAAATAG